ATCCATCTCATGCAGCGCCTGGCGACGGCATCGGAGAACGGGGAGGCGACGAGATTGGCATCGGGAGGGGCCATTGGGGATTTGGGGCAGAGAGGCCGTCAAAGGAGAAGGAGAGATGTGAGGATTCCGAGGAGTGAGAGATGGATTCGAGGGGAGAATTCCAGAGCGCCAGATTTCTCTATTTCTTCACCTGCGCAAAATATTAAAAAAAAGTCATAAGAAAAATAACTTAGTTTTCTTTTTACGGGGAAGGAAAAAACTTAGTTACACGCACGGAAGCAGTGAAGTTGATCCTGAAACTAACGAACATTAACTCATCCAATCTACATATAATACTAGTATTGATTTGCTACGGTACAGCAGCATATAAAGATTGGGCTTGTTAGTGAACATGCTACAAGGGTTGAATGATGGAACGGATATGGCATCTCGATCAATCGCCTTAATATTTGGAACTAATTAACGTGTGGACAAACAGATATGCATAGATATAGTACTACAAGTATTTTGCTACAGAGGGAGTAGATAGCAAAGAAAATGGAAGGAAGGGGAACAAGATCGACCaaggggcaaattaattaaacttaAGCTGCGCGTACGTATGTATGTACCTCGCATCCTTTCCGCCGCAGCTCATTTAGTGTGATGTCATCTTCAGAAATCTGGGTCATAAAGGCCAGCTCCAGGTGATCGAGAGACGGAAGGTGCAGCAACCCCACGGGAAGCTTGCTGATCTTCTTGCAGGACTGAAGTGTCAGGTGGGAGAGCTTTGGCATTGCCCCTTCCTCCATCCTCCACACCTCGGTGGAAAAACTACCAAGTAATAACTCTTGCAGCCGAGGGAACCCTTGGGAAGAGCAGCACATGGTCTGGCCTTTGTACCCCCACAACCTCAACACCACAAGACAGGGAAGCTTCTCCAGGATGGGCATCGGGTCTTGTTTTATGACATCAGCAGATAGAAAAAGAGAGCGTACGCTTTGTGGGAACTCGGCAGGCAGCTTATCGAGCACATCAAATTGGCCGAGACTAATATCGACCAGGTGAGGCATGTTTGCAAATATGTTGAGCACCTCGGCTGGTATATTGGGGTGCATAAACAAGCAGAAGGTTGTCAATTGATTCAGCTGGCCCAAGAAAATCATCATGTCATGACAGCGGAAATCAGTGCCAACAGGATCAAGAAGCAACGCAAAGCTCTGTAGCTCTTTCGGCTGCAGTCGCACACTCCTTGCAGGTGGCGGTGGAGAAAAAAAACAATTGCGAAGGTAAACATGCCTTAGAGTAGGGATATCCCAGAGAGAGTTCGGTACTACTGACTCCAATATTGTGCCCCTTAGATCTATTGTCTGCAAGTAAAGGAGTTTTCCAATTGAAGAAGGGAGCGCCACACCTTCACAATATCTCAACCTAAGCAATCTTAGGTGAATGCACCTACCAATTACACTGGAGAAGTCTTTTAGTGTTGAATCTTCAATGCAAAGAACTCTCAGGAATCTCAGCTTAGGAAGGGACGTTGATGAGAGTCCAAAGCCAAGCAGACTTCGGACATTAGGCGTTGCAGGTAAAATCTGATCACTCAAAGTTTGAAAGCTAAAACGATAAGACATCAAGTTATCAGACGATGATGATGCACCTGCTTGGCCTGAAATTTTTTTAGAGTGCATTACATGTCAGATAAAAAGCCTGACCTGCTTGGCCTTACAAGGACATATAGTAAATTTAAAAATGGAACCAATTAATACGAAGAGACCAGGAGACGAAACCTGACCTGCAGTTTTGTCGATGGCATCAAGAAAACCATCTTGTCTTGCCTCTTCTATGCACCAGTCATGTAAGATATCGTGAATTCTTATtctctctatccatccatgtgccCTACTTCTGCGAACAACTTGCACCAAGCTTCTCTGAGCCAACTCGGTTACATATCTCTGTGCTGTTTCTTCTAGTGTATGGTTTGGTGTATGTGGAATGAAACTTTCTGCTATCCACAATTCAATAAGATACGCCACATATATTTCATAATCCTCGGGAAAAGCAGCAAAATAAAGTAAACAAGATCTCAAATGATTTGGTAGGTCCTTGTAGCTGCGTGCCAGTATGACACGCATCATTTTTCCGTCCTTGGTTGCTGGCCAATCAGAGAGTATATTGGACCATGTTTGTGCATTTAGATTTTTTGATAAATAACCCCCCAAGACTGCAAGTGCAAGCGGCAATCCATCACATTTCTTTGCAAGCCTTTTCCCAAGTTTTTTAAACTCATCCACATCACGTATGGCAGATCTTTTGTATGGTGGTAAAGCTTTGCTGCTAAAAAGTTCCCAACTTTTCTCTTCATCTAACTTCTTCAAATGGTGAACAAGGGTTGGCATTTGGACATGATTTGCAACATCTCCCTTCCGGGTGGTTAATAGTACTCTACTACCATTAGTTGCATCTGGAAAAGCTTTAACCCTTTTATTTATCTGGTCCCATGTGTCGGTTTCCCACACATCATCAAGAACTATCAAGTATCTTTTGTGCAATAGAAAATCATGGATCTCCTTTCCCACCTCATACTCATTCATCTTAGCAATTGACTCATCTCTGCCCCCCATTATTTGTTTCATAATATCCTTTAGTAAATCAATGCCCTTGAATTTTTGAGATACAGTGACCCAAGAAGTTGCCTCAAAGTGTTGTTTGACACTAGATGAAGTGTATACTTTTCTAGCAAGTGTTGTTTTTCCAGCCCCACCCATGGCAACTATGGAGACAACACTAAGAGTTATGTTCTCTTTGTCAACTAACTTTCCAACTATTTCCTTGTACTCGTCCCCAAAACCAATAAGGTCAATATCTTCAAAGTTTTGGTGCATAGTCCCATAATCTTGTGGATACTCATCCCCAATAAGAACCTTTTCTACATCACTAGTGTCCAAATTGATTTTCAAACGGTTTGCACTATCAAATATCTCACTGATCTTCCGTTTTACACGCTGTATTTCAGCACCAATTGTGTGAAGGGCAATCAGGTCACTTGGCAAACGAGCATACCTGGAGATGGCACCCATGAAGCCATTCTTGAGCCTGTTTCTCTTCTCCGTGTAGTCGGCCGCTTCAATGGCATTCTCGGCCTCATATGCCGCATCCCTGATCTGGCTGACCCAGGTAGCCACAAGCTCATCTCCTGATCTCCTTTTGGCGTCGGCGGATTTAAGGTAGCTCTTGAGCCGCTTCAGCTCATCCTTCAAGAATCCCACTTCAAGGTTGACGCCGCATAGGAATGTGGTCTCCTGGACAGCAAGGGTGCTCACATTGCCAAGCACGGAGCCAATGGCCGACTCGGCCATTAGTTTCTTCGAGCTCTCTGCCCTCACAGATGGAATGCTTGACAAGAGATGAGTGGGTGGAAGAAATTAAGCAGGTGTGGCTGGCAAGGTACACTTTGATGGCGTCTGGTTTTGTATTTCTTGTTGCTTTGAGCTTGGTTGTATATATAGCAGAGCAGATTCAG
The sequence above is drawn from the Triticum aestivum cultivar Chinese Spring chromosome 7A, IWGSC CS RefSeq v2.1, whole genome shotgun sequence genome and encodes:
- the LOC123149891 gene encoding putative disease resistance protein At1g50180, which translates into the protein MAESAIGSVLGNVSTLAVQETTFLCGVNLEVGFLKDELKRLKSYLKSADAKRRSGDELVATWVSQIRDAAYEAENAIEAADYTEKRNRLKNGFMGAISRYARLPSDLIALHTIGAEIQRVKRKISEIFDSANRLKINLDTSDVEKVLIGDEYPQDYGTMHQNFEDIDLIGFGDEYKEIVGKLVDKENITLSVVSIVAMGGAGKTTLARKVYTSSSVKQHFEATSWVTVSQKFKGIDLLKDIMKQIMGGRDESIAKMNEYEVGKEIHDFLLHKRYLIVLDDVWETDTWDQINKRVKAFPDATNGSRVLLTTRKGDVANHVQMPTLVHHLKKLDEEKSWELFSSKALPPYKRSAIRDVDEFKKLGKRLAKKCDGLPLALAVLGGYLSKNLNAQTWSNILSDWPATKDGKMMRVILARSYKDLPNHLRSCLLYFAAFPEDYEIYVAYLIELWIAESFIPHTPNHTLEETAQRYVTELAQRSLVQVVRRSRAHGWIERIRIHDILHDWCIEEARQDGFLDAIDKTAGQAGASSSSDNLMSYRFSFQTLSDQILPATPNVRSLLGFGLSSTSLPKLRFLRVLCIEDSTLKDFSSVIGRCIHLRLLRLRYCEGVALPSSIGKLLYLQTIDLRGTILESVVPNSLWDIPTLRHVYLRNCFFSPPPPARSVRLQPKELQSFALLLDPVGTDFRCHDMMIFLGQLNQLTTFCLFMHPNIPAEVLNIFANMPHLVDISLGQFDVLDKLPAEFPQSVRSLFLSADVIKQDPMPILEKLPCLVVLRLWGYKGQTMCCSSQGFPRLQELLLGSFSTEVWRMEEGAMPKLSHLTLQSCKKISKLPVGLLHLPSLDHLELAFMTQISEDDITLNELRRKGCEVKK